The Rhodococcus triatomae genome includes a window with the following:
- a CDS encoding error-prone DNA polymerase: MGWGNGPPTWAEMERVLSGRPGREPDSPGDGGDSPAWSRRRGEYRVGAARRRTGAVPYAELHAHSAFSFLDGAASPEELVEEAAQLGLEALALTDHDGFYGVVRFAEAAREWGMPTVFGSELTLDDGHLLVLARGQEGYRRLSRQIAAAHLAGGAKGVLHYNLDELTEAAGGHWQILTGCRKGHVRHALAESGPDAAAVRLRELVDRFGADRVTVELTRHGIPTDDERNAALAALARSHGLSTIASTAAHFARPEQRRLAMAMAAVGGRQSLDDAVGRLPPTGGTHLRSGEEMAQLFARYPEAVREAARLGLECAFDLDLIAPELPPFDVPDGYSEAGWLRELALTGAHRRYGTPAENSAAYRQIEHELDVIETMDFPGYFLVVHDIVQFCKANDILCQGRGSAANSAVCFAIGITNVDPVRNELLFERFLSPARDGPPDIDLDIESDRREEAIQHVYTKYGRDYAAQVANVITYRGKSAVRDMARALGFSQGQQDAWSRQIGRWSGVDKETGTDIPPAVLELAAQIEGYPRHLGIHSGGMVICDRPIADVCPVEWARMENRSVLQWDKDDCAAAGLVKFDLLGLGMLSALHYMIDLAAQHKGIEVDLAQLDLSETAVYEMLQRGDSVGVFQVESRAQMATLPRLKPRRFYDLVVEVALIRPGPIQGGSVHPYIRRRNKLEPVVYDHPCLEPSLQRTYGVPLFQEQLMQMAVDAAGFTPAEADQLRRAMGSKRSTEKMERLRDRLYRGMRELHGIEGEVADRIYEKLYAFANFGFPESHSQSFASLVFYSSWFKLHHPAIFCAGLLRAQPMGFYTPQSLVADARRHGVTVRGADVNASLAHATVESEGTVVRLGLGEVRHIGEPLARRIVEARDRGGPFTSFLDLTGRVELSVPQAESLATAGALGGVGLGRREALWAAGAAAGERSDRLPGLGASTRAPTLPGMSDVELAAADVWATGVSPDSYPTEFLRPQLDALGVIPAARLLDVPDGDRVLVGGAVTHRQRPATAAGVTFVNLEDETGMVNVVCSVGVWAKYRKLANTAAALLVRGKVQNAEGAVTVVADRLQLMDLRIRSKSRDFR; the protein is encoded by the coding sequence ATGGGCTGGGGAAACGGTCCGCCGACATGGGCGGAGATGGAGCGGGTGCTGTCCGGTCGCCCCGGACGGGAGCCGGACAGCCCGGGCGATGGCGGGGACAGCCCGGCGTGGTCGAGGCGTAGAGGCGAATACCGGGTCGGCGCGGCGCGGCGCCGAACCGGGGCGGTGCCCTACGCCGAACTGCATGCGCACTCCGCATTCAGCTTCCTCGACGGTGCCGCCTCCCCGGAAGAACTGGTGGAGGAGGCGGCGCAACTCGGGCTCGAGGCGCTCGCCCTCACCGATCACGACGGGTTCTACGGAGTGGTCCGGTTCGCCGAGGCCGCACGCGAATGGGGGATGCCGACCGTGTTCGGGTCCGAGCTGACCCTCGACGACGGGCACCTGCTGGTGCTGGCGCGGGGGCAGGAGGGCTATCGCCGGCTGTCCCGCCAGATCGCGGCGGCGCATCTGGCGGGCGGGGCGAAAGGGGTGCTCCACTACAACCTGGACGAGCTGACCGAGGCGGCAGGTGGGCACTGGCAGATCCTCACCGGCTGCCGGAAGGGCCATGTCCGGCACGCCCTCGCCGAATCCGGGCCGGACGCGGCTGCGGTGCGGCTACGAGAGTTGGTCGACCGTTTCGGCGCGGACCGGGTGACGGTCGAGCTCACCCGGCACGGGATACCCACCGACGACGAGCGTAATGCGGCCCTCGCGGCCCTGGCACGCAGTCACGGGCTGTCGACGATCGCCTCCACCGCGGCGCATTTCGCACGTCCGGAGCAGCGCCGGCTGGCGATGGCGATGGCGGCCGTCGGTGGCCGGCAGAGCCTGGACGACGCGGTCGGCAGGCTGCCGCCCACCGGAGGAACGCACCTCAGGTCGGGGGAGGAGATGGCGCAACTGTTCGCGCGATACCCCGAGGCGGTGCGCGAGGCCGCGCGGCTGGGCCTCGAGTGCGCCTTCGACCTGGACCTCATCGCCCCGGAGTTGCCGCCCTTCGACGTCCCGGACGGGTACAGCGAGGCCGGATGGTTGCGGGAACTCGCACTGACCGGGGCGCATCGGCGTTACGGGACGCCCGCGGAGAACTCGGCCGCCTACCGGCAGATCGAACACGAATTGGACGTCATCGAGACCATGGACTTCCCCGGCTACTTCCTGGTCGTCCACGACATCGTGCAGTTCTGCAAGGCCAACGACATCCTCTGCCAGGGAAGGGGTTCGGCTGCGAACTCGGCGGTGTGCTTCGCGATCGGGATCACCAACGTGGATCCGGTGCGCAACGAGTTGCTGTTCGAGCGCTTCCTCTCACCGGCCCGGGACGGGCCACCGGACATCGATCTCGACATCGAATCCGACCGGCGCGAGGAGGCCATTCAGCACGTCTACACCAAGTACGGGCGGGACTACGCGGCCCAGGTCGCCAATGTGATCACCTACCGGGGCAAGTCCGCCGTCCGGGACATGGCGCGCGCACTCGGGTTCTCCCAGGGACAGCAGGACGCCTGGAGCAGACAGATCGGCCGATGGTCCGGGGTCGACAAGGAGACCGGCACCGACATCCCACCCGCCGTGCTCGAGCTCGCCGCGCAGATCGAGGGCTATCCGAGGCATCTCGGCATCCACTCGGGAGGCATGGTGATCTGCGACCGTCCCATCGCGGACGTGTGCCCGGTCGAATGGGCCAGGATGGAGAACCGGAGCGTGCTGCAGTGGGACAAGGACGACTGTGCGGCAGCAGGTTTGGTGAAGTTCGATCTCCTCGGGCTGGGCATGCTGTCCGCTCTGCACTACATGATCGACCTGGCGGCGCAGCACAAGGGGATCGAGGTCGACCTCGCGCAGTTGGACCTGTCCGAGACGGCGGTCTACGAGATGCTGCAACGGGGCGATTCGGTGGGGGTGTTCCAGGTGGAGTCGCGGGCCCAGATGGCCACCCTTCCGCGTCTCAAACCGCGGCGCTTCTACGACCTGGTGGTCGAGGTGGCGCTCATCCGCCCGGGGCCCATCCAGGGCGGATCGGTGCACCCGTACATCCGCCGCCGCAACAAGCTCGAGCCGGTCGTCTACGACCACCCCTGTCTCGAGCCGTCGTTGCAACGCACCTACGGTGTCCCGCTCTTCCAGGAGCAGCTCATGCAGATGGCCGTCGACGCCGCGGGATTCACCCCCGCCGAGGCGGATCAGCTGCGCCGGGCGATGGGTTCCAAACGGTCCACGGAGAAGATGGAACGATTGCGGGACAGGCTCTACCGAGGCATGCGCGAGTTGCACGGCATCGAGGGGGAAGTGGCGGACCGGATCTACGAGAAGCTCTATGCATTCGCCAATTTCGGTTTCCCGGAGAGCCATTCGCAGAGCTTCGCGTCGCTCGTCTTCTACTCGTCGTGGTTCAAACTGCACCATCCCGCGATCTTCTGCGCGGGGCTCCTGCGCGCCCAGCCGATGGGCTTCTACACTCCGCAGTCGCTGGTCGCCGACGCGCGGCGACACGGGGTCACGGTCCGCGGCGCGGACGTCAACGCCTCCCTCGCCCACGCCACCGTGGAATCGGAAGGGACGGTGGTCCGACTCGGGCTCGGCGAGGTCCGCCACATCGGCGAACCCCTGGCCCGGCGGATCGTCGAGGCCCGGGACCGGGGCGGTCCGTTCACGTCCTTCCTCGACCTCACCGGCCGGGTGGAACTGAGCGTCCCCCAGGCCGAGTCCCTGGCCACGGCAGGAGCACTGGGGGGAGTCGGTCTCGGGCGCCGGGAGGCGCTGTGGGCTGCCGGGGCCGCAGCGGGCGAGCGCAGCGACCGGCTTCCGGGTCTCGGTGCGTCCACCCGCGCGCCCACCCTGCCGGGGATGAGCGACGTCGAACTGGCGGCCGCGGACGTCTGGGCCACCGGGGTGTCTCCGGACAGCTACCCGACCGAGTTCCTGCGACCGCAACTCGATGCGCTCGGGGTGATCCCGGCGGCCCGGTTACTCGACGTCCCGGACGGGGACCGGGTGCTGGTCGGTGGTGCGGTCACCCACCGGCAGCGCCCGGCGACGGCCGCCGGGGTCACGTTCGTCAATCTCGAGGACGAGACCGGCATGGTCAACGTGGTGTGTTCGGTGGGTGTGTGGGCGAAGTACCGGAAGCTGGCCAATACCGCCGCGGCGCTGCTGGTGCGGGGCAAGGTACAGAACGCCGAGGGCGCGGTGACGGTGGTGGCGGACCGGCTGCAACTCATGGACCTGAGGATTCGGAGCAAGTCCAGGGATTTTCGATGA
- a CDS encoding rhodanese-like domain-containing protein — protein MTEVGLSALEAAMVDGAPVIDVREADEYEQLRVPGATLIPLSQFVERCCEIPDADTVYVICGVGGRSLQAAQYLEARGIHAVSVSGGTTAWMQSGRPVETGV, from the coding sequence ATGACTGAAGTGGGCTTGAGTGCCTTGGAAGCCGCCATGGTGGACGGCGCTCCGGTGATCGACGTCCGCGAGGCCGACGAGTACGAACAACTGCGGGTCCCCGGCGCGACGCTGATCCCGCTCAGCCAGTTCGTCGAGCGGTGTTGCGAGATCCCCGATGCCGATACCGTCTATGTGATCTGCGGCGTCGGCGGACGCAGTCTGCAGGCCGCCCAGTATCTCGAGGCTCGCGGCATCCACGCGGTCTCGGTCTCCGGCGGAACTACCGCCTGGATGCAGTCGGGGCGACCGGTCGAAACCGGCGTCTGA
- a CDS encoding SLAC1 family transporter, whose protein sequence is MTPNWFASVMGTGIIAVVAAAGPQTTALHVTAEVFWILSATLLLVVGTAHLHRWVGRTDDARADVHDPAMFPFFGAVSMGLLTVGAASGSAGRALLGDHPSVALAAALWTAGTLLGAVTYVEMVRRLRGGYPADPVPAWLMPVVPPMVSAATGAALVAHLDGAARVAFLALCYVLFAAALAAAVAVAVPIARRLHRRGLPRGPVLPTLWIPLGVVGQSVAAANLLGTVSHRGGLHAFGIGYGVVVGSVGVAGIAALTVVTLAAFVRGLDYAPTWWSFTFPLGTCALGATALGAALGSEAIRAFGLVLWGVLCLVWAAVAAATVRSLLAVPANAAGEDGDVPGVRRRFRPVAPTASRR, encoded by the coding sequence ATGACCCCGAACTGGTTCGCCTCCGTCATGGGGACCGGAATCATCGCCGTGGTGGCTGCGGCCGGCCCGCAGACCACGGCGCTGCACGTGACCGCCGAAGTGTTCTGGATACTCTCCGCGACACTGTTGCTGGTCGTCGGAACGGCCCACCTCCATCGCTGGGTGGGGCGCACCGACGACGCCCGTGCGGACGTGCACGACCCCGCGATGTTCCCGTTCTTCGGTGCCGTATCCATGGGGTTGCTCACGGTGGGGGCGGCGTCCGGGTCGGCGGGACGAGCACTCCTCGGCGACCACCCTTCGGTGGCGCTGGCTGCCGCGCTCTGGACCGCCGGGACTCTGCTCGGAGCGGTCACCTACGTGGAGATGGTGCGCCGGTTGCGGGGTGGGTACCCGGCCGATCCGGTCCCGGCGTGGCTGATGCCGGTGGTCCCGCCGATGGTCTCCGCCGCGACCGGGGCCGCACTGGTCGCGCACCTCGACGGCGCGGCACGAGTGGCGTTCCTCGCCCTCTGCTACGTCCTGTTCGCCGCGGCTCTCGCCGCTGCCGTGGCGGTGGCCGTGCCGATTGCCCGGCGGCTCCACCGCCGCGGGTTGCCCCGGGGGCCGGTGCTCCCCACACTGTGGATTCCGCTCGGGGTCGTCGGGCAGTCGGTGGCCGCGGCGAATCTCCTCGGCACGGTGTCCCACCGCGGCGGCCTGCACGCGTTCGGGATCGGATACGGAGTCGTGGTCGGCTCCGTGGGTGTCGCGGGGATCGCGGCGCTGACGGTGGTCACCCTGGCCGCATTCGTCCGCGGTCTCGACTACGCACCGACCTGGTGGAGCTTCACGTTCCCGCTCGGGACCTGCGCACTCGGCGCCACCGCACTCGGTGCCGCGCTGGGCTCGGAGGCGATTCGCGCCTTCGGACTGGTGTTGTGGGGCGTGCTGTGCCTGGTGTGGGCCGCGGTCGCCGCTGCGACGGTCCGATCCCTCCTCGCCGTGCCGGCGAACGCGGCGGGCGAGGACGGAGACGTGCCGGGCGTCAGACGCCGGTTTCGACCGGTCGCCCCGACTGCATCCAGGCGGTAG
- a CDS encoding LysR family transcriptional regulator, with translation MPLSPRVPDLDALDVLLSVERLGSMGAAGREHGLSQQAVSARVRSAERRLGIKIFDRRATGVRPTAEGALVLEWATRILDAAEELASGVAALRGERRGGVRVAASMTIAEYLLPAWTVTMRHRFPDVVTSVQLHNSTEVAARVLAGEVDLGFVEGPEIPAGLAAREVARDRLVVVVPPGHDWVARDPIPVAELAATPLIQREPGSGTRITLEHAVPDCAPPLLELTSCTAVKAAVVAGNAPAVLSSLAVATDVKDGRLVPVGVDGLQLPRRLTAIWDPVRGLHGASRDFFDIALGATT, from the coding sequence GTGCCCCTGTCTCCCCGCGTCCCCGACCTCGATGCCCTCGATGTGTTGCTGTCCGTCGAGCGGCTCGGCAGCATGGGTGCGGCCGGCCGCGAACACGGACTCAGCCAGCAGGCGGTCAGTGCCAGGGTTCGCTCGGCCGAGCGGCGGCTGGGCATCAAGATCTTCGACCGGCGAGCCACCGGCGTCCGGCCGACCGCCGAGGGCGCACTCGTCCTCGAATGGGCGACCCGGATCCTCGACGCCGCCGAGGAGCTGGCCTCCGGGGTGGCGGCACTGCGCGGCGAGCGCCGCGGCGGCGTCCGTGTGGCCGCCAGCATGACCATCGCGGAGTACCTGCTCCCCGCCTGGACGGTGACGATGCGTCACCGCTTCCCCGATGTCGTCACCTCGGTGCAACTGCACAACTCGACCGAGGTCGCCGCCCGGGTACTCGCCGGGGAGGTCGACCTCGGGTTCGTCGAGGGACCGGAGATCCCGGCCGGCCTCGCGGCCAGGGAAGTGGCCCGGGACCGGCTCGTCGTCGTCGTGCCACCCGGGCACGACTGGGTGGCACGGGACCCGATCCCCGTCGCCGAACTGGCCGCGACACCGCTGATCCAGCGCGAGCCGGGGTCCGGGACGCGGATCACCCTCGAACACGCCGTCCCGGACTGCGCTCCGCCGCTGCTCGAACTGACCTCCTGCACCGCGGTGAAGGCGGCGGTCGTGGCGGGCAACGCCCCGGCGGTGTTGTCCTCGCTGGCGGTCGCGACCGACGTCAAGGACGGGCGGCTGGTGCCGGTCGGGGTGGACGGTCTGCAGCTTCCGCGCCGTTTGACCGCGATCTGGGATCCGGTGCGCGGACTGCACGGCGCTTCGAGAGACTTCTTCGACATCGCGCTCGGTGCGACGACCTGA
- a CDS encoding tRNA (cytidine(34)-2'-O)-methyltransferase, with amino-acid sequence MFRVMFHEPRIPPNTGNAIRLVAGTGCELHLVGPLGFDLSEPKLRRAGLDYHDLASVTVHADLAAAWAAIGDARVFAFTAHAETSYTDVEYREGDVLLFGPEPTGLSAEVLDDPHVTARLRIPMLPGRRSLNLSNAAAVVTYEAWRQFGFPGAT; translated from the coding sequence GTGTTCCGAGTGATGTTCCACGAACCCCGCATTCCCCCCAATACGGGGAACGCGATCCGCCTGGTCGCCGGGACGGGGTGCGAGCTGCATCTGGTGGGGCCACTGGGCTTCGACCTGTCGGAGCCGAAGCTGCGGCGTGCGGGGCTCGACTACCACGACCTCGCCTCGGTCACCGTGCACGCCGACCTCGCTGCGGCGTGGGCCGCGATCGGCGACGCACGGGTGTTCGCGTTCACCGCACATGCCGAGACGTCGTACACGGACGTGGAGTACCGCGAGGGCGACGTCCTCCTGTTCGGACCCGAGCCCACCGGACTGTCCGCGGAAGTGCTCGACGACCCACACGTCACCGCCCGTCTGCGCATCCCCATGCTGCCGGGGCGCCGCTCGCTCAACCTGTCGAACGCCGCCGCCGTCGTCACCTACGAGGCGTGGCGTCAGTTCGGGTTCCCGGGCGCCACCTGA
- a CDS encoding ABC transporter substrate-binding protein has translation MSHSSSSHRRHLGVSRTGVSRTGACSLAALTAVALAGCGSDAASEPAAYDGPIGAVDLSQDCPATVVVQTGWNPQAETGFMYHLLGPDPAIDADLKRTSGPLFADGEYTGVDLEIRAGGPAIGFQSVTSQLYQDPDILLGFVDADHAVSNYASTPTISVLAPTEKSPQIIMWDPATYPQARTIADLKSEDVTVLYRQDEPYIDYLTGSGILSPEQVDGSYDGTPSYFVTAGGANAQQGFASSEPYVYENEVEGWKKPVAYELVHDAGFPTYKSTISVRSDRLDETSACLEKLVPVIQRSIVGYLESPDHANTIIVDSVAAYDTGWVYDTGNAAYAVSTMRELGLVDNGPTPALGDFDLERVAELVDILRPIYAAQGLTIPEDLTPEDLVTNEFVDPSVSYTG, from the coding sequence ATGTCCCACTCCAGTTCCTCGCATCGCCGGCACCTCGGCGTCTCTCGCACCGGCGTCTCTCGCACCGGCGCCTGCTCACTGGCCGCGCTCACCGCCGTGGCCCTCGCCGGCTGCGGCAGCGACGCCGCTTCCGAGCCGGCCGCGTACGACGGCCCGATCGGCGCCGTCGACCTCTCGCAGGACTGCCCTGCAACCGTCGTCGTCCAGACCGGCTGGAACCCCCAGGCCGAGACCGGATTCATGTACCACCTCCTCGGCCCGGACCCGGCGATCGACGCCGACCTCAAGCGCACGAGCGGGCCCCTGTTCGCGGACGGCGAGTACACCGGTGTCGATCTGGAGATCCGGGCCGGCGGGCCGGCGATCGGGTTCCAGTCCGTCACCTCACAGCTCTATCAGGATCCGGACATCCTGCTCGGCTTCGTCGATGCCGATCACGCGGTGTCGAACTACGCGAGCACCCCGACGATCAGTGTCCTGGCACCGACCGAGAAGAGCCCGCAGATCATCATGTGGGACCCGGCGACCTATCCGCAGGCCCGCACGATCGCGGATCTGAAGTCCGAGGACGTGACCGTGCTGTACCGGCAGGACGAGCCGTACATAGACTACCTCACCGGGTCGGGAATCCTGTCTCCGGAGCAGGTGGACGGCAGCTACGACGGCACGCCGTCGTACTTCGTCACCGCGGGTGGCGCCAACGCGCAGCAGGGTTTCGCGAGTTCGGAACCCTACGTGTACGAGAACGAGGTCGAGGGCTGGAAGAAACCGGTCGCCTACGAACTCGTCCACGACGCGGGGTTCCCCACCTACAAGTCGACGATCTCGGTGCGCAGCGACCGGCTCGACGAGACGTCGGCGTGCCTCGAGAAGCTGGTGCCGGTGATCCAGCGAAGCATCGTCGGATACCTGGAGTCCCCCGACCACGCGAACACGATCATCGTCGATTCGGTCGCGGCCTACGACACCGGATGGGTGTACGACACGGGTAATGCGGCGTACGCGGTCAGCACGATGCGCGAGCTCGGGCTGGTGGACAACGGTCCCACACCCGCGCTCGGGGACTTCGACCTCGAGCGGGTGGCCGAACTCGTGGACATCCTCCGTCCGATCTACGCGGCCCAGGGCCTGACGATCCCCGAGGATCTGACACCCGAGGATCTCGTGACGAACGAGTTCGTCGATCCGTCCGTCAGCTACACCGGCTGA
- a CDS encoding FAD-binding oxidoreductase: protein MSVTTVDPGSLARLAEDLGDITHSSEPRLLRAKSRDRFAQSPILREVLRGKIADIYIAPGSKAELRTVVAACARHRIPITVRGGGTAQFGQGVPLSGGAVVDVTGVTGIVAQRLGTVRALCGTLVADIDAAIRPTGWELRMHPSTTRQATIGGYLAGGHAGIGSCHWGILRDRGNITAIEVMTVEEEPRLVELVGADVNTVHHAYGANGIITEVELPTAPAWTWQELVISFPDFASAARFSVEICRSEGVLKKLVSLHADPLPTYFPDLAGFVPPGHAMVLAMAAEQSMPDVEDLVRECGGSIGYRCDEGAGVYDCPLYEFTWGHSMMHYQRLDRAFIGLLAMFPADTLLESIMAVHTEFAAVGPMHLEMKRFEGGLSAQGSPVFVFESQEQVAEMTTRLQEAGLSIANTHTPTLRASGMKPWAEVESRFKRMTDPHGLLAQGKSDDEKEDDISASTALPNSGWSYRTATPS, encoded by the coding sequence GTGTCCGTCACCACCGTCGACCCCGGATCACTCGCACGACTCGCAGAGGATCTGGGGGACATCACCCATTCGTCCGAACCCCGTCTTCTGCGTGCCAAGAGCCGCGACCGCTTCGCGCAGAGCCCCATCCTGCGAGAGGTGTTGCGCGGCAAGATCGCCGACATCTACATCGCCCCCGGAAGCAAGGCGGAACTGCGTACCGTCGTCGCCGCCTGCGCCCGGCACCGCATCCCGATCACCGTCCGGGGCGGCGGCACCGCACAGTTCGGCCAGGGTGTCCCGCTGAGCGGCGGCGCCGTCGTCGACGTCACCGGGGTCACCGGGATCGTCGCGCAGCGTCTCGGCACGGTGCGAGCGCTGTGCGGCACCCTCGTCGCGGACATCGATGCGGCGATCCGTCCCACCGGCTGGGAGTTGCGCATGCACCCGTCCACCACCCGGCAGGCGACGATCGGTGGCTATCTCGCCGGCGGACACGCCGGGATCGGCAGCTGCCACTGGGGAATCCTGCGCGATCGCGGCAACATCACGGCGATCGAGGTGATGACGGTCGAGGAGGAGCCCCGTCTGGTGGAACTGGTCGGCGCCGACGTCAACACCGTGCACCACGCGTACGGCGCGAACGGCATCATCACCGAGGTCGAACTGCCCACCGCGCCGGCGTGGACGTGGCAGGAGCTCGTGATCTCGTTCCCCGACTTCGCCTCCGCCGCCCGCTTCTCGGTGGAGATCTGCCGTAGCGAGGGGGTGCTGAAGAAACTCGTGTCGCTGCACGCCGACCCACTCCCCACCTACTTTCCCGATCTGGCCGGATTCGTCCCGCCGGGGCACGCGATGGTGCTGGCGATGGCGGCCGAGCAGTCGATGCCCGACGTGGAGGATCTCGTTCGCGAGTGCGGCGGGAGCATCGGGTACCGCTGCGACGAGGGCGCCGGGGTCTACGACTGCCCGTTGTACGAATTCACCTGGGGGCATTCGATGATGCACTACCAGCGGCTCGATCGCGCGTTCATCGGATTGCTCGCGATGTTCCCCGCCGACACACTGCTCGAATCGATCATGGCGGTCCACACGGAGTTCGCCGCCGTCGGGCCGATGCATCTCGAGATGAAACGGTTCGAGGGTGGACTGTCCGCCCAGGGCTCCCCGGTCTTCGTCTTCGAGAGCCAGGAGCAGGTCGCCGAGATGACCACTCGGCTGCAGGAGGCCGGGCTGTCCATCGCGAACACGCACACACCGACGTTGCGGGCGAGTGGCATGAAGCCCTGGGCGGAGGTCGAGTCCCGGTTCAAGCGCATGACCGATCCCCACGGCCTCCTCGCGCAGGGAAAGTCGGACGACGAGAAGGAGGACGACATCAGTGCGTCCACCGCACTCCCGAATTCCGGCTGGTCCTATCGCACCGCGACACCCTCCTGA
- a CDS encoding amidohydrolase family protein: MRVTSTRARTVFDNGMIYPVHDPGAAPRLGHLVVEADGTISRTAPGTFPEDEAAPADTRVDLDGALVLPGFVSAHSHLWQSVFRGIADGCSTMGWIDRLHKRFGPHLADEDMYAFTRHGYDDLLRHGITTVCNHTHDFGHGPVEQWQAALDVPARTVYSFSSTREASADERLGDIDKFAHLTRDDRHRVLGISVNTTGLLPVAAMREEATLLRELGFGLHAHYLEDPTVAAEQQASFDDLLAAGRIGPDTLFAHFIHTTPRIRDTCAEAGAAMVWNPLSNGRLGSGIPDIPGYRDAGLRIGMGVDGQASADVADPFQNMRTGLYLLRALARDATVLDAHGVLRMHTLGSAEILGIADRVGSLEVGKFADFLVIRPPAPLPPDRLDLWAFAVLAVSAADITDVYLGGTRVGGGPTDRDPDAEHDCRDRARRLYRTA; the protein is encoded by the coding sequence ATGAGAGTGACATCCACCCGCGCCAGAACCGTCTTCGACAACGGGATGATCTACCCGGTCCACGATCCCGGAGCCGCACCCCGGCTCGGCCACCTCGTCGTCGAGGCCGACGGCACGATCTCCCGCACCGCACCCGGCACCTTCCCCGAAGACGAGGCCGCGCCGGCCGACACGCGTGTCGATCTCGACGGCGCCCTCGTCCTCCCGGGCTTCGTCTCGGCACACAGCCACCTGTGGCAGAGCGTGTTCCGCGGCATCGCCGACGGCTGCTCCACGATGGGATGGATCGATCGCCTGCACAAGCGATTCGGCCCGCACCTCGCGGACGAGGACATGTACGCGTTCACCCGGCACGGCTACGACGACCTGCTACGGCACGGAATCACCACCGTGTGCAACCACACCCACGACTTCGGGCACGGCCCCGTCGAGCAATGGCAGGCCGCCCTCGACGTACCCGCCCGCACGGTGTACTCGTTCTCGTCGACGCGAGAGGCCTCCGCGGACGAAAGACTCGGCGACATCGACAAGTTCGCGCACCTGACCCGCGACGACCGGCACCGCGTCCTCGGGATCTCCGTCAACACCACCGGCCTGCTCCCGGTCGCGGCGATGCGCGAGGAAGCCACGCTGCTCCGCGAGCTCGGATTCGGCCTGCACGCGCACTACCTCGAGGACCCCACCGTCGCCGCGGAGCAGCAGGCGTCGTTCGACGACCTGCTCGCCGCGGGGCGAATCGGCCCCGACACGCTGTTCGCACACTTCATCCACACCACACCCCGCATCCGCGACACCTGCGCCGAGGCCGGAGCGGCGATGGTGTGGAATCCGCTGTCCAACGGTCGCCTGGGCTCCGGTATCCCGGATATCCCCGGATACCGGGACGCGGGCCTGCGGATCGGTATGGGCGTCGACGGGCAGGCGAGCGCCGACGTCGCCGACCCCTTCCAGAACATGCGCACCGGCCTGTACCTGCTGCGGGCGCTTGCCCGCGACGCCACTGTTCTCGACGCCCACGGAGTGCTGCGCATGCACACACTCGGCAGTGCCGAGATCCTCGGAATCGCAGATCGGGTCGGCAGCCTCGAGGTCGGCAAGTTCGCCGACTTCCTGGTGATCCGTCCACCGGCGCCGCTGCCGCCCGACCGGCTCGATCTGTGGGCCTTCGCGGTCCTCGCCGTGTCCGCGGCCGACATCACGGACGTCTACCTCGGCGGCACGCGCGTCGGCGGCGGACCCACCGACCGTGATCCGGACGCCGAGCACGACTGCCGGGACCGCGCCCGCCGCCTGTACCGGACCGCCTGA